CTATTTTGCTCTGGGGGGCTTTACTTAAAAAGAACACGAACCTCTGTGTTCGAAGTCAGCGAGGCTCTGTGGGGACGGCCGCCCGCTGCCTCACGCGGCGGAGCTCCCCTCCTCTGCgtcctcttcccctgcccacGTGTTTCCAAGGCCTCCCGTGGGGCCGACGGCGCCCTATCTGTCGAAACAGCCTGCGGGGAACGCGTGGCTTCCGCTGCAGTAGCTGCTTCCGTAGGTGGCGGCGAGGCAGTGCCTGGGCTCAGCTGTGATGGCCATCTGCATGCTGAGGGGCGCGGGGAGGGACAGGGGGCACACATCCAGGGGCGGGAGGGTGGGGTACAGGGTGTGGAGCGAGGAGCCCGAGCCCCCGGAGAGCAGGCTCCCGGAGCGGTGGGCCTGCAGTGAGTCCCGATAGGCCAAGCAGAGGTCCTGCACGGGGGTCTGGAACTGGGCCAGGCCCGGCCTCGCTGGCTGGCTGAGGGCGGGGTAGGCGGGCGGCTGGAACAGcacttgggtgggggtgggggtcgtgCTGGGCACCACTGCCAAGGCCTGGCTCTTGACCGCGACAGCGTCCTTAAAGACGTTGTCATAAGCTCTGAAAGGAAAGGACCTGGGTGAGACTTGAGGTCAAAGGCCACCGCAGCAGACCCCTGAGTGTGCCCCTAAGTGGGACTTGAGATCTGTGTGCTGTGACCCCAGGGCCGCGCCTGGCCCAGGCTTGCTGTCTGCTGCGCTGCCCCCGCTCTTTGACGGAACTCAGACCGCAGACCCGAGCCTGGATGTGCTTCCTACGGAAACCCATTCTGGCGCCTCGAGACTAGCCTCGCTGTCCCCCAAGCCATTACGCTGCCACATCTCAGCAGTCAAGCCCCCAGATGAGAACTCCTGGGTTACCACCTGGCCCCTCGTGCGGAGCGCAAGCTCCAGGGGCGAGGGgccctctacttctgctcctcaCTGCGTCGCCAGCGCCTGGCACGGGGCCTGGCACTTGATGAGCACAACCTCTGCCTTCCAGGCGCGCCACACAGATCCCAGCAAGCCGCCCCTGGGGCCTGAGTTCACCTTCTGAAAAGGGGATCAACAAGtttatttccactttaaaaaaaaaaaagcttcccataaagctttttgaaataataaatccaTTAACCCAGTAGAGACTTAGGTGAAGACAGGCGCACAGGGAGGCTGCGGGtctgagaaggtggccatctcaGAGCCCCCATCACggggaagaggcagggctggTGGCCAAGAATCTGGGGGCACCCATCTGCATTCAGACCAGACCATATGCTCTGGCTTTGGGCACCTTCAACaaacacagattttaaaacaagtcAGGGAGCAGGGCGGCCAGTTTGGAGCCAGGAGACCAAGGCGGCTAGCTACCAGCAGAGCTTCCCCCGTCAGGAGGCTGAGAGGCAGCTTTCCAGGGGCCTGGCCCCCCGCAGTGAGAAGGGCCAACATCTAGCAGATGCTGCCACCTGTTGGGTGAAAGAGGGACGGGGTGCCGCCAGGCTGGAGTTCGAGGTCCTCTTTGCCTCCTGGCTGAGGTCACCACAACACTTCCTCCTTCAGTGTCAGTTTCATGGTGCTGGGTCTACGTGGCCCTTATGCACCTCCTCTGATACATTCAACACGTCCTCCCCCGAATTCCCACGGCGGCCTCTTATGTTCAGCCGCTCTGGGCTTAGCTGGCTAAGAGGTCAGCTTTGAGGCCATGTCTGAGAAAAGCAGCTTAACCTGAGCGTAATCACTCAGTGTAATCATCCATAAGACTGATACACCGGGACTCAGAGAAAATAGCTCACTCAGAAGGGTATGCACACGGCTTCTCTTCTCCCCTACCCCTTGACCTTAAAATTGCAAATCCAAAGCTACCCAAAATAGGAAGGGCCACCCCTGCAAACCTCAATTCTATCAGGAGTCACTATGGCCCACTTTATGGGAGATACTACCTGTGGGAACTACCACATAACCCTCTGACTTTGAGAAACTGCCTGAGGTGGGTCTCAAGAGCAAGTGCCTCGATATTCTAGAAACACAGAAAGATTGGGGCGGAACTTACACCAGCAGGATTTCGATGCATGTGCTGAGATGTTCCAGGGTGTAATTTGAGATCCTCTGTAGGTCTCTGGTCCAGTAGGGAGAAAGCTGAAGGCAAATCCTGGAGGCCCCAACACAGGCTGCAGCAACCACAGAAGGCTGGAATTTGTAGAAAATATGATCTGAAAGAGAATCACAGAAGTCAGCATCATAAAGCCTCGCTCTGGGGTCCCAGTGCCCCCTGCCTTGTGCCTCCTGAGGACTGGCGGACAAATGGCTTGGGTCAAGCCTGTTCATggctgccacacacacacaagatgaaaaattagaaacagcgTGAAGTTCCGCTCCTGAATCTTAAACACCTTGGCTCTCAGTCTGGGATCTGTGGTGTCAGCCTAGAgtaatgattttcaaaatttcacCCAGAGCTTCCAGGGGGCTGCAAGGGGCCCGCTGATGGGCTACGAAGAGCACCACAAAACACGTGTCCTTTCTTCGCTGTGAGGGGTGAATGACACACCCCTGCAAAGACTTCTGTTTTGGGTCAGACTCCAGGCTACTTGCTGATAGTAACAAagcctggcctcctggaggcccACAGTGTAAATCtgtggaatgagtgaatgaatggtcATAAGCACTTGACGCTCACGACTAGAACTAGCACTTGACTTAGGTTTACTGAGGAaccttcccccaccctcagctTTACTGACCTGCGACTGGCCAATCAAAACTACACGCATTTAAGGTGTACACAGAATGTTCTGGTACATGCATACGGTGTGAAATGAATCTTAACGTCCGACTAAGATGTCTGGCACCGTGGGGAAGCCGGCACGACTTATGTGCAAAGGCAAACTGTTCAGACGCCCAGGATTTTCAGGAACGACACTGGTGATGAGGGCATCATCGTTCTGTCTGACGTGGTTTACCGTTTCTGACGACTCCAACGTCTGCCTGGTAAAGTGGAGTCGAGCAGGGTGGCATTAAGGTTATGGGCGTGGTCACAGAGCCTGACTCCTGATTCAAATCTTAGCAATGACCTTGGGTCCGTTACTTTGCCTCGAGCATCCGCTGAGGAAACGGATTTGTAAAACAAGAATAACAGAAGGGATTTTCACGTGGCGTCATTGTGAAATTCCAACGACATCCTACAGCCCGAAGCACTAAAATAAGGCGCCTGGTACACAGTAAACGCTCAATCAATGCTCGATATCATAATTGTTGATTTGTTACTCAGGACCATTTTGGGTTGTGGTGGGTTATTGGGTGGTTGTATCAACAGTACTTCGGACCTGGTATTTTATGTAATACCCGGATTTTAAGACAATGGGAAGAGTGGGATTCGAATAAAGTCCCCAAGCAGGTAACTTTATGGCTAAACTTTATTACTAAAacatacccctcccccacccttctaTATAATGACAGCTCTTCCGGAATGACCGAAGACTTAACGACCATAAGAAAAATTAGCAGGGGATGAGTAAGTTTGTAGGATGCCAGCTGCCGGTACCGAAGCTGCTGTTTGTCGGTTACATAGTACTGGTAATAGGCTGGGAGAATGGTTACCCGTTTTGTATCCCCTGCGAAGTGGGAGTGCTCTGGGTGAATGGGCCCCGGTCAGTAAGGACTCCGCAGGTGGACATGCCTCTTTGTGGGAGGGAAAGGGGTACCCCACCTTGCAGGGTGACCTCTAGGAAGTAGTGGGCGTACTCCTTGAGGCAATCTTTGGTCTTGCGGGGGCAGGCGGTGGGCCAGCTGTGGCAGTGGTGGTCCTTCTGGCTGACGGAGGCCAAGAGGTAGTAGTCGAGGAAATGGGCGGGCGTGGGCAGGCAGAGGTTCCAGCTGAAGGCCTCCAGGAGCAGCAGCTCCGTGTTGAGCAGTTCCTTCTTGGTGAGGGTGAAGTTCTGGCCGCTCAGGATCCTCGTACTGTTTATCTGCTCCAGCTTGGGGACGTGGTCTTCCCTGTCCTCGAACTTACCTGCAGGAGAAGCAGAGGTTACTGGACGACGGCACTTGCCTGCGCCCAGGAGGCAAAGACCCACGTTAAAAACTGCCTGCACAGGGCAGGCAGGGAGCACAGAAAGCCAAAAAGGCCCACTGCCAAGGGGCTAGCAGCACACACTCTGGATCTGACACACCTGGGCTTGGATCCCCAAGCCATCACTTCCGGCTGTGTGAGCGTGCCCAGGTGTCTcaccctttctgtgcctcagttccctcctctgtaaaatggaacctAAACCCCATAAAGCTTGTCGGAGACAATGAGAACATGCATACCAAATGTTCAGCCAGCACGTGGAACACGGGAGACCAACGGCAGTGAGCGATAGCAGTGAGGGTCTGGGCAAGCAGGGAGCCCTCTCTCCACTCCCGTCTGGCCCTCACTAATTCAATCTCAGGACTCGTCAGGGGTCAGACAGCCAGAGTCAGAATGACTTTGCAAATTTGATCCCGGCCCCCTCCACGTAGAAAGCCCAAcaatggctccccactgccctcagCACTGGGCTTTTAGCCCCGTCAAAAGGTTTTTAGCTTGCATTTCCTCAGAAACGGTTTGCTTGGGAGGTGAGCCTAGGAAAGATGGTAAGTGGGAGATGTtggaagaagacaggaaaggcaggaaaaggaaaaagggaacatTATCTTGAAGGTATCCGTAtccccacgttcactgcagcattaatTACAATAGCCATGACAGGGAAAGGACCCAAGtgcccactgacagatgaatggataaagaaaatgtggtatttatatacataGAATAATATGCAGCTGTACGAAGGAGGAAATCCTGGAATTTGCGACAACAGGGATGACCCTTGAGGGTATCACGCTACGTGAAATAaaccaggaagagaaagacaaatactgtacgatctcactcagatgtggattctaaaaaagccaaactcatagacaCGAAGAACAGACTGGCATTAccggaggcaggggtggggcaaacttgtgaaggtggtcaaaaggtacaaacttgcaggggcgcctgggtggctcagtcggtgaagcgtccgccttcggctcaggtcaagatctcagggtcctgggatcgggcgcCCTGCTctgcggagagtctgcttctccctctccctctgcctctcccccggcttgtgctctctcacatgtgttctctctctcaaataagtaaaatctttcttaaaaaaaaattctcatcattagaaaaaaaattgtaactatgtgaggtgatgggtgttaactaCACTTAGTGCGGTGAGCATTTCCCAATCTGTGCATTTATCAAATGATTATACAGTTGCAGTTAATACAACGATGTGCGTGCTTTGACAGCACATATACTggactaatacaatgttatatgtcaattacatctcggtgaaattgggtgtgtgtgtgtgtgacattatGGACTTCCATCTTCCTCCCTGGGAGTGCCATGCTGGGACCGCCATGTAAGGAAGCAGGCCTGGCCTGTTGGGGGTTGAGAGGCCACAAGAAGAACAGAGGTACCCAGGAGACAGCCAGCGCCAACTCTCAGCCGTGTGAATGAGACCCTCCCGGACCTTCCAGCCCCGTCCCTCCAGTGGCTGGATGAATAAACGCAGGTGAAACCAGCAGAGGAAACGCTATGCAACCCACATCACTGTTGTTTAGATCGCCAAGTGTGGGCATGCTTTGTTTGGCCGGAATAGGTAACTGCGATACATTCCTATCAATGGCGATGACAAAAAGATGTGAGACCCCACAAACAGGCACGTCACATGGCTCAGAAGGTACTGAAGGAACAATGAATAAATACTGGAAGGTCCTGGAAATAAACGGCATGAAACAGCGCCGCAGGGCGCTAGATACAAACACAAGTTAAACACGAACCTCGGTTAATCCACTCAAGGGTCAAGGGAACCGAGGTATCTACCCAGCAATCCTGGCAGTCAGCAGCGGCGGAGAGCTCAGAGGCGACCTCCACGGCGGAAGGCTCTGCAGGTGCGGTGGCCATGGGCCTCCCAGCCTTAACCCACCTGGCCCTGCGGAAACCACGTACACCTGGCTGTGGCCTCCGTCCCTGCACTTCTCTGAAGGCCCCTTACTCCGCTTGCCCACGAGTCGTCATCTACACAGCCCTCTGCCTGGAGcaccctttcccctcccttcttggCTCTGCCGACCTCTCCCTGTCCTTCACCCTCCCAAGTCCTTACCCCTTGGAAGTCTTCCCCCACCAGAATCATGGTCCCGCCTGACCCCCACATCACACGGCGAGTCCTGAGGCCTGGCCTCGGCATGGTCGCCTGTGGCCTCTGAGCCCAAGCTCACTGGGGGCAGAGCACTGCTGAGTGAGCGTCGGAAGAGACAGGATGGCCAGCTGAGCTCAGAAAGCACGAGTCTGTCTGTGCCGACTAAAAGAACCACAAAGCATCCACACACCTGGGACAACGGCAAGCTCCTCGTGACCCAGTTCCCATCAGACTTCCACCCTTCttaggagagagaaggaagcaaccACTTCAGGCTGCCTTACAGCGGATACAACGCATTCCCCAGGCAGGCCTCAAAAAATGTCACAGAGAAATGTGTCATGGCCTCTGGGAAGCCAGCCTCTCCATCTTCTCCGTGAGCCGTAAGCAGCCCACTAAGCGGGCAAAGATGGTGTGACCGGGTATGTAGTAACCGCCCAATGCATATATGTTGAAAGGATGAATGGTACCCTCTTGATAGTTGAATTTCAGGCCATTTGAATTGTTCTCTGATTATCTCAGATTATCTGCATTCCCTATTTTTTTCTCCGGGGGTCGTATCTTCGTGcaatttataaagaaagaaaaaatatttttgcaaaattgTGAAGTTCTCCCTGAACCTTGTGCTTAACTAAGCCAACACCGTTCAGATACTCAGCGGGTGCAAGCGCTCTTTTCTTGCCCAGAGCAGAGGGTGGCATGGTGAAGGTCACAGCCCCAGCGAAAACGTGCATCACCCTGGGGGGGGCCCTAAGAGCCTTGCCCAGCAATCGGCTCTGAGCAGCAGATGCGCTCAATGAGATTAgtttcctccctgccctcagagcTTTTCAAACCTTCCAGAGCTCTGCGTTTTCCCCAGTCACCCGGCCCAAGAGGATTACCCTCCCAGGGAAGGGGCCACGGATTACTAAGGAATCTGAATTCACCTGCTCCCCAGGCTGGAGAAGCTTCGGCAGGCCGGGGCCGGGCAGAGTGGGGTCTGAATCCTCAATGAGTCTGCTCTGGACCTAAGGGCTCTAAACGCCCCAGGCCGTTTCCTACTTAGGAAGCTGCCCCCGTGGAGATGAACCGGCCACGCAGGATGGAAAATGCTTCAGgagtgcccagcacacagagagggacagagtcCTCATGCTAGGCCGGACACCGGGTCCTCCCAGGTGGTAGTTCTGTTCAGATCCGCCGAGGCTCCGAGAACTTTGCTCTGCCTCTAGGAGCGACCTCACAGCCCCTGCTCTCCGCCGCCGGCCGCAAAGTCCCGCTCAGCAGCTATTCCCCAGCACAATACAGTTTGCGGCCAGACAAGATTTTATGAGTTTCCTGGTGCTGCACGTGCCTGGCAGacacttcctcccctcctcccatgaCCGTGAGCGGGCCAGCCCTTTGTCCCCGGTGCCGCGGCCACTCAGCTGCCTGCTCCTTATCAACAAGCTGCATTGACACCAGATGCCTGGAAGTCTTCAGGCAGGTCCCCTGGGACGTGGTGGGGACAGAAGTCCGCGTCTTTCCAAGTCAGACCAGAGCCACAGACTCTCTCGGACTCCTTCAATGTAcgttttatttggaaaatgttcaAATCCACAGAAGAGATGAAATGATGTTAACAATGAACACAGATGACCCTTCGGCCAGATTCACCCACTGCtgactttgagccccatgtgttgtgtgtgtgtgtgcgtgtagaTACACATACTGGCTTTGCTGCGCCATTTCTAATTAAGTTGCAGACGTGCCATGACACCCCTGGACGGCATCCACCCCTGCAGTCATTTTCCTACGAATCATAATGCTATTACCAACCCTAAGAACAGCGGCATTAAGGCAatcacatttcctttccttttttttttttaaggtgggctccacacccaaagTGGAGCTTAaactctcgaccctgagatcaagagccacacgcGCCACCAACTGAGCAAGCCCGGCGCCCCTGCACTCACATTTCCTAATACTCAGTCCGCATTTGACTTTCCCCCAAGAGTCCCCAGAATGTCTTTTCTAACTTTTGTTTGTTCGGATCCAGATTCGACAAGGCTCACACACGGTGTCTGTTACATCTCTTCCGTCCCATTCTTGGTTTTTCGTGACCCTGACTCTGGATGAATCCACGccagttttcttctaaaatgccccctattctgggggcgcctggctggctcggttggtggagcgTGCAATTGTCGATCTcggggtcacgagttcaagctccacgttgggcctagagcttacttaaaaaaaaaaaaatgccctgtaTTCTGGATTGTCTCCTCAGGATCGAACAGTTTGGGTAAGAAAACTGCAGAGGCAATGTTTCCCCCTTCTTACCGGCTCACATCAGGAGTTCTAGAATGTCAGGGTGTCCCAGCAATAGCGATGCTAcgtttgatcacttggttaaggtggtggtGACACCAGATCTCTCCATTTTAAAGGTACCATTTTCCTGTGAAATTAATAAGTAATCTGTGATGTGACACGTTCAGACTGTGATTATCCTGGAACTCAATGATCTGGCATCCATGAACGAGTCCTGAATAAATAATTATGTTGGGGTTGAAAAAGGATTTTTAACAAGTCTATCATTCTATCAACATGTTTCTTTTTGGAGTTCATGTTGTCCCAAATTTGAGCAGGGGGGAGTCATATCGACATACttgtatgattaaaaaaaatccttaaattacTGAAGCACTCACcctgggtctggagctcaggCAGAGACATGGGAGCCCTGAGTGTAGGGCGCAGTGCTGGAACCTGCAAATAATGCCCTTGAGGAAGCTCTGCACACCCGGCTGAAGGTTCCTCCCGCTCTTCCCGGGGGCTGGTGCCCAACCTGGACGGCCCCAGCCATTCCCGGCAGGTCACACAATCATTGGACTGATGAGTAGGAGTCTAGTCGAGTGGCCTAACTCAACCACAGAGGCAAGATGCTGTCAGTCCAGCAAGCCTCAGGAGGGACACTCACAGaccagttttttttcctttccttttcttttttttttttttaagattttaaagagacagccagcgagagagggaacacagcaggggagtgggagaggaagaagcagcctcccagcagagaagcccgatgtggggctcgatcccggaatgccgggatcacgccctgagcccaaggcagacgcttaacgactgcgctacccaggcgcccctccttttctttttttaatagcatttctgtttgttgtggtaaaatgcacataacataaaatttaccattttaaccatacAGTTCAGCGGCATTCattacattcacactgttgtgcaaccaatcACCAGAACtcctttcatcttgcaaaactgaaactgcaTACCCATGAAACAGTAACTCACTGTCCCTGTTCCCCcctcccctggtaaccaccattctattttctgtctctacgaaCCGACTACTCTAAAGCCTGGCTTTTCTTCTTCCACCGAAGGTCCTAGCAAACAAGCCTTAAGCAGGCCAAATAGGATTCCTGACTTTTCTGAACGAGGGCCAAgggaaacaatatttttaattgctgaaagaatgttttattttgaaaaatgtaaaatataccccaaaaaagagaaatgttataATGAACCCCCAAGAATACGCTACATCTCCAACAATCATCAACACTTAAGACTGCCTTTAGAAAAATTCTGAAGCGAAAAGGCGCACGTGCAGAGTAGAATTCTGTAAAAAGTCAGCTGGGTCCCCGTCTGTGATGTCCAGGCCCAGAGCTGTACGCGTGCTATGAAGCAGGCTGCTTTACCCACTGCTCCCCGTGAACACGCCCCCATAGTCCGCCCTTCAGGCCCAGCAAGATGCCTGTCTGCAGACTCATTCGGGGTTCCCTGCTGCCCATTCGGGAGCTAGACCTAGGCTCCAATCTGAGGCCACAGTTTCCTGGCTAAGGAGAAGCAGGT
This region of Ursus arctos isolate Adak ecotype North America unplaced genomic scaffold, UrsArc2.0 scaffold_15, whole genome shotgun sequence genomic DNA includes:
- the CCNJL gene encoding cyclin-J-like protein; translation: MMDEPWWEGRVASDVHCTLREKELKLPAFRAHSPLLKSRRFFVDILTLLSSHCQLCPAARHLAVYLLDHFLDRYTIPTSKQLYAVAVSCLLLASKFEDREDHVPKLEQINSTRILSGQNFTLTKKELLNTELLLLEAFSWNLCLPTPAHFLDYYLLASVSQKDHHCHSWPTACPRKTKDCLKEYAHYFLEVTLQDHIFYKFQPSVVAAACVGASRICLQLSPYWTRDLQRISNYTLEHLSTCIEILLVAYDNVFKDAVAVKSQALAVVPSTTPTPTQVLFQPPAYPALSQPARPGLAQFQTPVQDLCLAYRDSLQAHRSGSLLSGGSGSSLHTLYPTLPPLDVCPLSLPAPLSMQMAITAEPRHCLAATYGSSYCSGSHAFPAGCFDR